In Humulus lupulus chromosome 7, drHumLupu1.1, whole genome shotgun sequence, the following are encoded in one genomic region:
- the LOC133789038 gene encoding tryptophan decarboxylase TDC2-like — translation MGSLDLTSSDDSSSNDFKPLDVEEFRKQAHQMVDFIADYYTKIESYPVLSQVLPGFIRTRLPRMAPSQSEPLEAIYKDINSIIIPGMTHWLSPNFFAFFPATVSTASFLGEMLCTGFNAVGFNWLASPAMTELEMVVMNWLANMLQLPDTFFFSESGNGGGIIQNTTSEAILVTLIAARDQALERIGVDDMRNLVVYSSDQTHSMFAKSSKLAGILPSNIRTIPTNLAGSFSLCPEKLRRMVQDDVAKGLVPLYLCATVGTTSTTAVDPVEILADVATDYGMWFHVDAAYGGSACICPEFRHYLNGIERVDSLSMSPHKWLLSCLDCCCLWVKRSDVLVKALSTNPEYLRNKLSESDSVVDYKDWQVGTGRRFKSIRLWLVLRCYGVENLQNHIRSDIRMAQQFEWLVRSDPRFEIVVPRRFALVCFRLNPNPRDELGDTELLNRKLLDWLNSTGMLYMTHTRVGEVYMLRFAVGATLTEECHVIAAWKLIKDGADELLNS, via the coding sequence ATGGGTAGCCTTGACTTGACCTCGAGCGATGATTCTTCTTCAAACGATTTTAAACCCTTAGACGTAGAAGAATTTCGCAAACAAGCCCACCAAATGGTCGACTTCATAGCCGATTACTACACCAAAATTGAGTCCTACCCAGTTCTCAGCCAAGTACTACCTGGTTTTATCCGGACTCGGTTGCCCCGTATGGCTCCATCACAATCGGAACCTCTCGAAGCCATTTACAAAGACATTAACAGTATCATAATCCCAGGCATGACCCACTGGCTCAGCCCTAACTTCTTTGCATTTTTTCCAGCTACCGTCAGCACCGCTTCCTTCCTCGGTGAAATGCTCTGCACTGGTTTTAACGCCGTCGGCTTCAACTGGTTGGCATCTCCTGCCATGACGGAGCTCGAAATGGTCGTCATGAACTGGCTCGCCAACATGCTCCAACTCCCAGATACCTTCTTCTTTTCCGAAAGCGGAAATGGTGGCGGCATCATACAGAACACAACGAGCGAAGCGATCCTCGTGACCCTCATTGCGGCACGTGACCAAGCGCTCGAGAGAATCGGTGTCGACGACATGCGAAACCTCGTCGTCTACAGCTCCGACCAGACCCATTCGATGTTCGCGAAGTCCTCCAAGCTTGCGGGAATACTCCCCTCCAACATAAGAACAATCCCCACGAATCTAGCTGGAAGTTTCTCCCTGTGCCCGGAGAAGCTCCGGCGGATGGTACAGGATGACGTAGCAAAAGGGTTGGTCCCTCTGTATCTGTGCGCGACGGTAGGGACGACTTCAACGACTGCAGTTGATCCCGTGGAGATTCTAGCTGACGTGGCGACGGATTACGGGATGTGGTTCCACGTGGATGCTGCGTACGGAGGGAGTGCGTGCATTTGTCCCGAGTTCAGACACTACTTGAATGGAATCGAGCGAGTTGATTCACTGAGTATGAGCCCACATAAGTGGCTACTCAGTTGCCTGGACTGTTGTTGCTTGTGGGTTAAGAGGTCTGATGTGTTGGTGAAAGCTTTGAGTACGAATCCCGAGTACTTAAGAAACAAACTCAGCGAGTCAGATTCGGTGGTGGACTACAAAGATTGGCAAGTGGGGACGGGTCGAAGGTTCAAGTCAATCCGGTTATGGCTGGTGCTGCGCTGCTACGGCGTTGAAAATCTTCAGAACCATATTAGGTCCGATATTAGGATGGCCCAACAGTTTGAATGGCTGGTAAGGTCCGACCCGAGATTCGAAATCGTAGTGCCTAGACGTTTTGCGTTGGTGTGCTTCCGGTTAAACCCGAATCCGCGAGATGAGTTGGGTGATACCGAGTTGTTGAACCGAAAGCTACTCGATTGGCTCAACTCGACGGGAATGCTTTATATGACGCACACAAGAGTCGGTGAGGTATACATGTTGAGGTTTGCTGTGGGGGCTACGCTTACAGAAGAGTGCCACGTCATTGCCGCGTGGAAGCTGATCAAAGATGGAGCCGATGAACTTCTTAACTCTTAA
- the LOC133792512 gene encoding zinc finger BED domain-containing protein RICESLEEPER 2-like, producing MGFYGLKLAKIVKENPKNRLKTPPLRLSVSCCILNLIVTDGLKELNDAISSIRNAVRYVRSSSARLKRFKESCKDANIESKALLYLDVVTRWNSTYLMLESAIKFKKAFENLEADANYTKYFDEERMDGPPTNLDWEKAVVFVDFLRRFYDLTNRFSGSLYVTSNLFLPDILKVQADLTTMASNPDTLLGAMAVSMKRKYDKYWGRIEKLNMLTFIANILDPRYKLEVVNRGFKFVYTSREAEKMIKLVTNTLAQLYAFYKQQQPSQSSQAQPSQSQSQPSQPVINSTTESFLQGQLQLSDDIEEDDLEYYLSDRREKLDPTFDILRWWKQNGFKYPIIARMAKDVLAVQMSTVASESAFSTGGRILDSFRSSLSPRMVEALICSKNWYTCESEEPVVLRQYMDEIDGLEACEQVFPGIYLLNSLF from the exons ATGGGGTTTTATGGCCTAAAATTGGCCAAAATCGTCAAAGAGAACCCGAAAAATCGCCTGAAAACGCCTCCTCTCCGCCTCTCTGTTTCGTGC tgtatttTGAATTTGATAGTAACTGATGGGTTGAAAGAGTTGAATGATGCAATTTCAAGCATTCGAAATGCGGTGAGATATGTACGGTCATCTTCAGCTAGACTGAAAAGATTTAAAGAAAGTTGCAAGGATGCAAACATTGAATCAAAAGCCTTGTTATACTTGGATGTGGTTACTAGGTGGAACTCCACTTACTTGATGTTAGAATCTGCTATTAAATTCAAGAAGGCTTTTGAGAATTTGGAAGCAGATGCGAACTACACAAagtactttgatgaagaaagaatgGATGGCCCACCAACCAACCTAGACTGGGAAAAAGCAGTTGTATTTGTCGACTTTTTGAGGAGATTCTATGATCTTACTAATCGATTTAGTGGGTCATTATATGTCACATCCAATCTATTCCTTCCAGATATTTTGAAGGTTCAAGCTGATTTAACTACTATGGCTTCTAATCCTGATACTTTGTTAGGGGCTATGGCAGTTAGTATGAAACGAAAGTATGACAAGTACTGGGGAAGGATTGAGAAGCTGAATATGTTGACATTTATTGCCAATATCCTTGATCCAAGGTATAAATTAGAGGTTGTGAATCGTGGTTTTAAATTTGTGTACACTTCACGTGAGGCTGAAAAAATGATAAAGTTGGTGACAAATACTTTGGCACAGCTATATGCTTTTTataaacaacaacaaccatctcAGTCATCTCAAGCTCAACCATCTCAATCTCAGTCTCAGCCATCTCAGCCTGTTATCAATTCCACTACAGAATCATTTCTTCAAGGGCAATTACAACTTAGTGATGATATTGAAGAAGATGATCTTGAATACTACTTGAGTGATCGTCGTGAGAAACTTGATCCTACCTTTGATATTCTACGATGGTGGAAACAGAATGGATTCAAGTATCCAATAATTGCGCGCATGGCAAAAGATGTATTGGCTGTCCAGATGTCTACAGTAGCATCTGAATCAGCTTTTTCTACTGGGGGAAGAATCTTAGATTCATTTAGGAGTTCCTTATCCCCGAGGATGGTGGAGGCTTTGATTTGTTCTAAAAATTGGTATACTTGTGAGTCTGAAGAGCCTGTTGTGCTTCGACAATACATGGATGAGATTGATGGTTTAGAGGCATGTGAACAAGTTTTTCCAggtatttatttacttaatagCTTATTCTaa